TAGTTCCAGTAACTTGGGGAATTTGTCATCGTAGTACAACTGCTGCATTCCTCACGGCCAGATATCTTTGGACATATTCATCAGGAAGATTTCTGATTTGCTTGAACACTTCTGGATCAGCATAACGTAGCTTCGTCCTAGGATCCACGTATGGTGCCTGCATGAAGATTTGAAGGTAAAAATATCAGGCCTGCTAAGTACTCCATAACTGAAGCACAAAAGATGGCATCTAATGCACAACCAAAACGCATTCACAAATAATGCATCAGCCAGTGCCGATGAAAATCTATAATCAGTGATGGCATGTATGTAGCAATAGATGAGTCATACACAACGCAGTACTTGAACTCGTTGATGATGTTAGTGAGCTATTTACATATTGTATTTTCCCCCGCAGTTAGGGGGTTTCTTGCATATTGCACTGTACACGTACTATGTATTGTGGCCTTTGGTGTCGGTGGAATACAAGTTGCTATTCCTCTAACAGATGAGATACATCATCTTTGGTTATAATTATCAGGAACACACATTTTAGCAACATAGGTGGGAAGGACATGACGTTTTTGCACCCAGGTGCATATGCTCGTAATTTTTGAAATGCATTTTAAACCCATTTTAGAATGTCAAAAAAATCCGGCACAAAAAGTCATGAGTATATCTTGATGTTCTATGTCCTCATAAAGTGGTTTCACGAAAAACCGATATCTTTGGTGTcatatgtaaaaaagacaaaatttagtGCTAAGAAAAGGCTCTTCGTGAGACATTTCTTTATCTTTTTTTACACAGGACACAAAATAAGTTGATTATCCACGAAACCTGGTGTGCACACATAGAATGTCAATCTGTGCGCACCAAATTTCTGTTTGGAATTTTTTAAACACTTAGTAACAATATTTTTTACAGTAGCAGGAGCATATGCACATGGATCAAATGTGCATTTCCGGACATGGATGTCTTTCATGCAAATGCCGACATCATTACTTCCTCTATTCACTAATATAAGACGTTTTGGCGAACTAAATCAGTTtgctaaaacatcttatattgcTGAATGGAAGGAGTAGACCACAATCTTCAAGCAAAATCAAGGCTAGGTCCGCTTTCCCTATCTCCAATTCCAATAGAGGACACAAGAGAGACAGAAGAATTGTGAAAAGATCACTCGGCAGGCAAAACTATTGGTTTTAATTCACTTGCCTGTTCTAAAACATCAGTGATAAAGCCAAACCAACTTATCAAGTTTTCACCTCTAAGACCTACCATATATCTGATTCACTTAAGTTCACTTCTTATGGGGACTGTTATATCATCAATATTGACTATaagatatctatcacttacttttCATGCAGGTTCTCAGTTTATTCGTAAAGGAATTTGTTAGAGCAGCAGACTTCAATTGAATATGTGTAGGGCTGTTCATGCCAGGTTCAAACTGTTCTAACCACACTGTCAGTTTTGCAATTCTCCGGAATTGCTATtcataagtactccctccgttagagATTATAAGTTCAGAGAGCTTTTCTAGATTGTTAGAGATTATAAGCCCCCTCTCATTTATTGTCCTCTCCCCCAATGGATGTCGTCAGCATTTTCTAAATGAGACACAATTCAAGCAGTAATGCAATCTGAATTTTGATCCCAAACCTATCTTAACTGAATCTCTCCAATGCCAAATGTTGAGTCACAAACCATTTATAAGAGCTATGCAATCCCTTAACTACAATAATCAAGAACCTACTACAGCTTCCCCTTAAGGCCTTGTTTGGCAGGCCGTTATTGACAGGTTTTGCAGAGTATTTTCCCCGCCTAACCCGAGATCCCAAGAAATTCTCATTTCGTTATTTGGCAGGCCAGCTTTGTACGACATCCCACAAGAAACTTTAGTTTCTCGTGGCTGCCTCCTCCTCTGTTGGTGCGACATCCCCTTCTCAGCTGCGGGGCTGGCCTTTTCCACAGTATGGTCTACTCCTCTCCTCAACTCCTCCCCTTTCTCGCTCTCCGGCGCGCACCTGTGCCATCCCAAGCCTATCTTCACGGCTCCTAACCAACCATCCTAATGCCAGCCAGAGCCAGGCCAGTTCTTGGTCTTAGTTGCCGGTCCGGTTCTTCTCCCTGGGGATTCTTGTGAGGTCTCATGTCCTGGTGTGGGGATTTTCTTTTGCTTTCTGGATTGATTGGTAGCTGCTGTGATGGATTATTGCCTATTCATGCTTTGATGATACTCTCTAAACCATGCATCCAGCTAAAATTCATCATGTGTTCATCTTAAAATCCAGATTTCTTCACTGTATCAGAAGGTTGATTGATTTTTTAATGCATCCTCACATAAATGTATTTCCACACATTAACCCCTGATTACCAAACCACATTTATATAGAGGGGATTGGGTGAAGAGGAGGGATTCAACAAATCCCCTCCCATCCTGAATCCCCTTGGTACCTAAAATACACCCCTATCAAACAAGGTCTAAAAGTTTGTAACAGTATTATATTAGACTGACATTATATTAGCACTACCGCATGGATGGATACACAAATTTAAAGATTTCTTATAAGCCAACTATTGGGCAAACAACATAACTAAATATATAAGTGCCAGCTTATGGACCATTTGCAACAAACCAATTTTTTAAAACAAGGTTCTTAAGAAGCCATTTGATGCAGTTTTTTGAATGATATCTTTCTTACAGTCATGGCGCCCGCAAGGATGCAGGGAGTGTTTGACTGGGCAATCAGGAGGTGCAAGAAGAAGATTAAAGCTCTGAACAGAAGAACGAGAAACCTGAAGTTTTTTTTTGCTTGGTGGGAGTTGGTGTTAAGCTTGTTGTCTTGTTTCTGTCTTTCTTTAGTAGTGTTTTTTAAGGTTGGAGTCAGGGAGTAAGAGTTGTTTGCTGCTCCTTTTGTTGACAGTTTCGTTCTTTTGGGTGGTGGTGTAGTTGTTTCACAGCTTATCGGTTCCCTGGGCTTGTAAAGATAGCTGGAGGTCCCCAGCTAATTTTAGAGTTGTAAGAAACTTGTTCTGTttttcttgcttaatgataagtgtggtgtcgtgttgtacggtttttcggccagtttttctcataaacgggccaactcttttctcctatatcaatgaaaggcaaagcttttgccccgtTTCAAAAAAAGATAAGTAGGGCTATAAGCCTTTCATCTAAAAAAGCACCAGCTTATCCCTTTAAACTTATAGGCCGTGTTAAGACAGCAGAAATTACCATTCTCTGGGATTTCTAAGGTACATATGTACTTTTACATGACCTTCTTAGAGGtaaacatcaaacacaacattatGATCTATTTTGAATGTAAATATCTTCAATTTTCAAAACTTATTGTTCACAAACACTCCAGGGTATGCATATCAATAGGGGAAGTTCAGTAATGGGGTGAAACTTACCTCAAAACCTGTTACGTCGCAGTATCTCTTTGGTGGATAAATGGATGGCGGTGACTGAATATTTAGATCTGCATAAAAGACCGTACTTAAACATTGTATTTGCCACAGTTTGCTCTATAAACTAGACATGTAAACCAATTTGACACATCAATAACACAAACTCACTAATATCAAGTTGTTTTTCTATTATCCAGCCTTGTACTTGTAATGAGATAAACAAGTTCAGATATGAGCTGCCTTATCATTTTAGCAGAGAAAGCTAATATTACAGAAGGCACGAATTTTGAACAAAATCCAGCAGCCTTTTGATTCTATAGCATGTCATTCAATCAAGCACAGAAGTTTTTGCATCTAACGCCTAAGCTAAACTGTAAGTTTGCATCTTCTAACCTAAGAAGAAGAAAATCAATTGCTGCTATTTGTTAGGAAAAAAAGCACAATGTGCAATCTCAAAGAACTGTTGGGCAAGAAAAATCTATAAACAATTCCCAATCTCAAGCCACCACAAGTTTATTATAGGCCTGAAGTGGATCATAAATATTCTTTTAAAACGCCTAAACTAGCTGCAATCGCTCGTGTCCAAGAAACAAGAATCCAGGCGCAGCAGAGGAAGCCTAAAATCTACGATTCCACATGATTTGCAGATCAAATCTCAGACAAGTGAGAAATCCAGCAGCGGAGAGGTAACAAGGGCGCTCACAGTTGGGGCGGTCCGGGGGAAGCGAGGTGGCGTCGGCGGCCTGGAGGAGGAAGCGCAGGTGCTTCCACTGGCGGCCACGGGACTGGCCCTTGGGGTACTTGTCCGCCATCTGCACCTTCTTGAACGCCATCGTCGGCGCCAGCAGCATCTCCGCCCTCTGTACCTCCGATTCCATTGTCCTCGTCCCGCTTCGACCCAAGGAATAGGAGGGGCTCCGACTTGCGGCGCCTCCCTTGATGGACGATTAGGGTTCCAGACGAGACGATGCGGCCTACCGGCGAGCGCTTGTTTCAGCTACAGCCTACAGGAGGCCGGCGAGGGGAGGAGGCCGGCGaggggaggtggcggcggcgaaACGGATCGGGACTTAACGTGGGTATGGCCGGCGGAGAAGGACGGTTGAACGCTGGCGGGGGGCGAGCTTCGCAGTCAAGTCGCCGGAGAAGCAGGCGGCGCTGGCTCTGTTCCTATGTGTCTTGGCACCCTTCTCACACAATTAATTAGTGGAAAATTAGTCCTATACAATTAAATTAGTTCTATTCAGGTGCTTTGTATTGTTTAATATTTCTCTTAATGACATTTTCTTGTTCGCAAAAATACATAGTTTTAGTCCATACTAGCAAAGCCTCTAGATTTCAGGTTGATAAAAATGAGAGTTTTAGATAAGAACAATTGATGAGAGCGTCCCTTTACTTCTATTGTTGAAGGAGGATGTGAAGCCCAATTTCAAGACTCTATCGACCTAGAGGCTTGCTAAGGAGGCGACTGAACCATGTAGATATTTGAGTTGGTTGCGATTTCCATTTGTGTCTATGTTATGTTTAGTCAGGTCATGCTATGTGCCATTgggattttattttgtgttttggtTGGGCTATCCAATCGAATAGTTTTTTAGCCTCCTATGTAAAAATAATACAGCTATGGTTTAGGAAATTTAGAATTTAGAGGGTTAGGCATTGAGTTGTGGTTCAGGGTGAAGCATCCCTCCGAGAACGCCGCCACCGTTTATCTAGATTTAATCAAGATTGTGTGAAGGTTCCTGTGTGCGTCAAGAATTATTATGCTTTGAGGTGTGTTGATCATCATCACATTGCTTGCTGGAATTGGTTTCTCTTTTTCAGGTTACGTTCATCACGTGATTGGAAGATTTATTTATCTTGTTGACTTTGTATGAAAGATCGGGCAAAAATTTACGGATCATCTAATTGATCATTTTCAAAATAAATTAAATAGAAAGTAGAGTCATGTTTCTGCAAAGTTTTAAAATGAGGTTTCTAACTTTTTTAGAAAGGAACCATGAAGCTTGGGATCTCTAACTTGACCTTATATAGCGTGGGCTCTCTCTTTCAAGAAATGTAACTCTCACTCGTGTGTGGAAAATCATGGATGACTTCTGGTCATTGTTCTTTCTCATgggcctctttttttttttttttttttgcaaaacatgGTATAGGCAGAAATGCTCATATACACGTACATACACTCACCTAATTTTTGACTCAGTGTATAGTCGACCAAAGTCGATGTATAGTCGCCATAAGTCGTTGTACCGAGTCACCGTGATTTTGGAAAACAACTCGACGACTATACATCGACTATACAGTGACTCAAAAACCATTCACTCATCTCTATGAATGTATGCACGCACACCCTGGCTCTATGAGCATCTCTGAGAGACTGAGTTCAAAAAATTGATCCGAcgagtcttgagattgacgaagtcaccacatatGTCTCGCTATCAACGAAATATCACCTTCCACTAACGAAAAATATTCTTCCTTTTCATAAGACACTAAAGTGAAAAACCTGAGGTTTAAACTCAGGCTGGGTATCACTTCCCTCTTAACCATCCAACGAGACATTGGTTCTCGCATCTCCTTATTATGCGGGTTGTCtattttactttactttattatgTAATTATTAAGTTGCTTTCAGGGCAGAGAGAAAAATTAACATTTTCCCCTATCTCTGGTAAATCGTGTTTTTTAATAGAAAGAAAAATTTGGTGACAAAATCGTGGTGCTCTACAAAATAGATTTTTTTTGAGGGAAATATAAAATAGATAGACTACTGAGCCCAGCATGAAGCCATGAACCCAAACACCATGGTATGGGCCTGTAAATCCCCTGCCTCTCGAGCTCTCCCATTGCCGCCGATACGCAGAGCgcaccgccgtcgccgccggtCCGGAATCCTCACACACGCTCCACGTCTCGCCCAGTGCTCCCTTCCTTTCCCCACCGGAACGATCCGCTCGGCGCTTTCGCCCGTCCTCTCTCTGCCGACTCCGGCCAGCCGTGCTCTTGAAGCCAGCCGTGCGCTACCGTAGCCAATGGCTCAGCTCGCCGGAAAGCGCGGGCGCGGCATTGGCCGGCTCCACCTCCGCTCCTCCTTGCGGAAGGGGACCAAGGACGCGGTTGCGGCGCCGCCCGCACGTCTCGCAAACCCAAGCTTGTGCGGAAGGAGGTCAGTCTGATTATTCCTCCATTTCGGTTCGAAGTCTGAACGTGCTAATTTGACGTCACATGCTCCATCCGCTTAGTTCAATTCTGCCACACAGTTCGTAGCCATAATGTTGAACCCAAAAGCCATCATGCCTACCCTTGATGACGGACAGAAACAACGAGTATTCGTGTACGAAATCAAGccacttagagcatgtctaacaggccccgtataacccgcccaccccgtaaaattccggcgacaTACGGGGCAGAcgcggtttgggccgtctagcaggccccgtattcgggccgccccgtttcggcggaatacggggcccaggaaatcggccccgtcgccccgtacatatagtgggcgcaggtgcgagtgaggggttaacccctcactcgcaaccctagctccgccgtgcgccgccgcctcctcctcctgctccggcgagcaattagtcgctcccccgcgccgcattccacccgccgccacctgcatggactcccgccgccgtagtagagcctctccggcgagcggatcgaagcgatcccgctcgccggacaccgtgGAGGAAGCCTGGCGGCTCAAGTGCAAGCTTTCCGCCGCGGGGAGCCGTCGCGCGGCCTGCAAGTACGCCGGCGCGCTGTACGTGCCGGATCCGCTCCGGGAGTACGCCGCGGGTGGGCGGTGGTACCGGCaagacccgccgctcaagccgatgagcggcaaAGCCTTCGAGAAGTGGCGCGCGCAGTGGCAGCGCGACCGCGCGGCGATGGCGGCATGGAGGGCGaccatcggcagcaccagcggcggaggaagcggaggcggcgaggaggaagaggaggcggcagaggaggaggcggccttcCGCCGTGCGGTGGCCGAATCCGAGGCGGATGCCGCCGAGAAAGCTCGGGCGGAGGCAGAGGAGCAGGCGGCGAGCGGGAGGcgcgggaggagcgggaggcgcaggaggaggcggcctCCATCGCCTTCATCCCCTACGTCATCCTTGACGAGTAGACGTAGGTTGATCCGTAGTTAGATGTagtatgatccgtagtatgatcggaatgtatgtatgatccgtagtatgatcaatgaagatgaacttcccggggtttttatttttgaaaatacggggcgaaatacgaggtctgctagacggaatggctCGAAATGGAGCAGTTTTTCGATACGGGGCGAAATAAGAGAGTTATACGGGGCAGGGgcatgttagacatgctcttagctgGTTTCAGGAACAGATTCACACGACAGACATCAACCGTGTCAGTATCACACATTCATAACAAGAATCCTTTTCAGAGAGGATGCACATAAGGCCATGATAATAAATTAACCACGTTTCCAGCAGAGAGCAAACTCAAGTTCATCGAACTAAGCAATAGGGtaacaacgacgacgactacgttgCAATGCACACTAATACTGCAATACATATACAACATCTCATGGTTCTTCCTAAGCCTGACAAGAACACAGCTAAACAAGCAATGATACACGCTTAGTTTACAGACACAAAATAAATTTACCATGAATTGATTTTACCATCTTCTCTGTCAACTAAGCGCTTCGGACCACCTTTGGATTCATTATGgcgtctcttcttcttcctgtcaGAATCCTCTTGAGCAAGTTAGTGTTCCCCTTCTGCTTGCTTGGAACAATGGCAAGGGATGCTACCTTGGGAGCAGCTTCGTTCTTGCGGGTTCCACTGACTCTGTACGGTTTCGCGGGTAGAACAACTGGCGTTGGGTGAGAACCAGATGATGATTCCGAATTGTCACATCCCTCGTCAGCAGAAAATTTTCTTTCATGTGTTGACCTTAGTTCTGTGCATATGATCTCCTTGGTCTTCGGGGAGCTGAGGTAATCAGATCCACCGTCATCCACAGCTAGCATCTCATTTAGTGATTGAGACCGAGGTTTTCGCTCACGGTGAGCTGAGGTTGCATCCTTTGGTGATGCAAGTGCTTTTAGTTGCTTTCCCAGGCTTAGGATAGTCTCCTGACACTCGATGAGCTTCTCTGATGCCGTCGAGATCTCTAGCTGCTGTGAAAACAAGGTGATTAAATGTTAAGCTTAAAACATATTTACTTGCACTTTTGCCCTTTCTCAACCTCAAACACATAAAAGGCTGAGATCTCTTTGTACCCCTTCGTAATGAAACTTATGAAGGGGTAtgagtttggggggggggggtggggggccAAGAGGGACACACTGAAGCATGCCTAATTTACTTGTAGACTTTCAAACTGAAGATGACACATGGGCTAAAGATCCTTCAAACTGGGGTATAGTCAAGAAACCACACAACAGAATACTGATTATAGATCTAAATACATGTTCAGTTATTCTTATTGCTCGAGATGGTCTTTTGCCATCATATATATGATCACAAATTTGTAacatgcaaaaatggcataaagatAGTGATATGTTATGTTCCATTGCCAGAATGAAACAAAAAATGAAGCAAGAGTATTTTTCATTTTAGATTTACTTATTTCCTATACAAAATATTAGGTTGCCTTTCTATTTACCAAGTTACATTTGAGGTTTGCATGCAACTAAGGTTAGTACTACAATAAAAAAATCAATATAGTCTTGCGAAAATAATTATGTACATGCATACATATTGCGACAAGAACATCACAACAATGAAGCAAATTTCTTACATAATGGTGAATTCAAAATATGGCTTTCCTTCCTTTTAAAATAAAACTAGAACTAAGCAAGCTTTGAAACAGCAAAAAAAAGTAATACGTGGATATTACCATGTGTAGATTTTTTTCTTCGTTTCCGGGAACACATTTTGGGCCCTCTTTAGTGGAGTAACTGCTTCCCTGTAGATTGCTCTTGTTTACCTCAGAGTTACAGATGGGTTTGTGTTTGTCAAGGTCACTCACTGTTGATTCACAGTTAACACTTTGTGCATTTATTTTTCCTGTTTCCTTCAATGCATTAAGTTCTGCTCGCAAACTTGAAGATTTTCCTTCCAATTCGTGGGGATTAGAGACTGGCACTTCATTCGTTATACTGCGCGTGTCATTATCAGCTTTAAGTCCAATATCCACGTGGCTTGAAACAGAAATTAGTGACATCTGCACGCTATTTGGGGTGCTGGGTTCATGTACGCCATTTGTGGTTTGGATTGCTATTTGCTTGGCTGCAACGGCGTCAAGCCCGTCGCTGCTATCTAACTCCAAATGATTTATGATAGTTTCCCTCATGTCTGGTACATCTTGGAGCGAAAAGCAGTGGTTGATTATCCAATCCAGTGTGAGGTTCACTTCAAGAACAAATCTTTCGGCATCGGTATTCCCATACATGAGCTCATTGCATACAACAATGAAATGTCGCAGTACACAAGTAAGTTCTGATGTTTTCCACAAGAACGCATGAGCAAAATAACCATCTATAGCTGTGGACTGATCACCCATGTTGTCACCAGATTGCACGAATTTTCTATTGTGATCCTTTGACGATCTCTGAATAACTCCCTCGACAAGTTCAATTAACTTAACGAGTCCCTTCTGAATCTTGTATTGATGAACTTGATCGTTTGTTTCATTCGGACCATCAACTGGAACCAGCTCTTTGCCTGCTGATTCTATTGCCTCTCTCTTTGCATCATACAATTTTGAAGGTTTATTGTCACATACCATCGCTAGCCTTTCTATTTCTTCAAAGTCATCCATGAAACTCATGTCTGATACTCCTGTGCTCTGACAAGAAGGTGTGGTCAGCTTCCCCTTCTTGAAATGTTCAAGTTCAGAAATTAAGGCTGACGCCCATGAACCTGAACAGCTGACGTTATCTTCATTGCAACCATTTTCAGAGATAGATGAAAGAGGGTTCTCAGCCAGTGCAGGACTTCTTTTTACCAGTTCTGTGGCAGCCTGATCGCCTGATAATTCTTCAAGTTGAGCTTCAACTTGGGAAAGTTTAGAGTTTGCACGAGCAAGCATAGTACGAGAAAATTGAAGTTCACCATCCTTTCTAGAAAGTGATTCCTTCATGGA
This region of Lolium perenne isolate Kyuss_39 chromosome 2, Kyuss_2.0, whole genome shotgun sequence genomic DNA includes:
- the LOC127336900 gene encoding filament-like plant protein 7 isoform X2; amino-acid sequence: MDQKTWLWRKKASERTVLAKNKSNILEREQEEKIARLERSLQGLQEQLSFAQAECFDKDVILAKQAKVAEEAILGWEKAEAEAIATKTELDDTLHQKATVEQRICQLDEALNVTMVERELLIKDTAKIISCEKDKVHKLEENLEEKQNIIASLDDEYSRLSEILLAKEKVILDLTELNAVKESDLKDLVVKLESTERSNSSLRYEVCMLQKQLDIRSEERKCNLKSADASHKQHLENVRKITKLEEECKRLRSMVRKRLPGPAAIAKMRSEVETLGNNIAQTRMGKLNSPASSNSYDPVQNFSDASHSSSSLLARLHVMEDQNKSMKESLSRKDGELQFSRTMLARANSKLSQVEAQLEELSGDQAATELVKRSPALAENPLSSISENGCNEDNVSCSGSWASALISELEHFKKGKLTTPSCQSTGVSDMSFMDDFEEIERLAMVCDNKPSKLYDAKREAIESAGKELVPVDGPNETNDQVHQYKIQKGLVKLIELVEGVIQRSSKDHNRKFVQSGDNMGDQSTAIDGYFAHAFLWKTSELTCVLRHFIVVCNELMYGNTDAERFVLEVNLTLDWIINHCFSLQDVPDMRETIINHLELDSSDGLDAVAAKQIAIQTTNGVHEPSTPNSVQMSLISVSSHVDIGLKADNDTRSITNEVPVSNPHELEGKSSSLRAELNALKETGKINAQSVNCESTVSDLDKHKPICNSEVNKSNLQGSSYSTKEGPKCVPGNEEKNLHMLEISTASEKLIECQETILSLGKQLKALASPKDATSAHRERKPRSQSLNEMLAVDDGGSDYLSSPKTKEIICTELRSTHERKFSADEGCDNSESSSGSHPTPVVLPAKPYRVSGTRKNEAAPKVASLAIVPSKQKGNTNLLKRILTGRRRDAIMNPKVVRSA
- the LOC127336902 gene encoding protein EIN6 ENHANCER; this translates as MESEVQRAEMLLAPTMAFKKVQMADKYPKGQSRGRQWKHLRFLLQAADATSLPPDRPNYLNIQSPPSIYPPKRYCDVTGFEAPYVDPRTKLRYADPEVFKQIRNLPDEYVQRYLAVRNAAVVLR
- the LOC127336900 gene encoding filament-like plant protein 7 isoform X1 codes for the protein MDQKTWLWRKKASERTVLAKNKSNILEREQEEKIARLERSLQGLQEQLSFAQAECFDKDVILAKQAKVAEEAILGWEKAEAEAIATKTELDDTLHQKATVEQRICQLDEALNVTMVERELLIKDTAKIISCEKDKVHKLEENLEEKQNIIASLDDEYSRLSEILLAKEKVILDLTELNAVKESDLKDLVVKLESTERSNSSLRYEVCMLQKQLDIRSEERKCNLKSADASHKQHLENVRKITKLEEECKRLRSMVRKRLPGPAAIAKMRSEVETLGNNIAQTRMGKLNSPASSNSYDPVQNFSDASHSSSSLLARLHVMEDQNKSMKESLSRKDGELQFSRTMLARANSKLSQVEAQLEELSGDQAATELVKRSPALAENPLSSISENGCNEDNVSCSGSWASALISELEHFKKGKLTTPSCQSTGVSDMSFMDDFEEIERLAMVCDNKPSKLYDAKREAIESAGKELVPVDGPNETNDQVHQYKIQKGLVKLIELVEGVIQRSSKDHNRKFVQSGDNMGDQSTAIDGYFAHAFLWKTSELTCVLRHFIVVCNELMYGNTDAERFVLEVNLTLDWIINHCFSLQDVPDMRETIINHLELDSSDGLDAVAAKQIAIQTTNGVHEPSTPNSVQMSLISVSSHVDIGLKADNDTRSITNEVPVSNPHELEGKSSSLRAELNALKETGKINAQSVNCESTVSDLDKHKPICNSEVNKSNLQGSSYSTKEGPKCVPGNEEKNLHMQLEISTASEKLIECQETILSLGKQLKALASPKDATSAHRERKPRSQSLNEMLAVDDGGSDYLSSPKTKEIICTELRSTHERKFSADEGCDNSESSSGSHPTPVVLPAKPYRVSGTRKNEAAPKVASLAIVPSKQKGNTNLLKRILTGRRRDAIMNPKVVRSA
- the LOC127336900 gene encoding filament-like plant protein 7 isoform X3, encoding MDQKTWLWRKKASERTVLAKNKSNILEREQEIARLERSLQGLQEQLSFAQAECFDKDVILAKQAKVAEEAILGWEKAEAEAIATKTELDDTLHQKATVEQRICQLDEALNVTMVERELLIKDTAKIISCEKDKVHKLEENLEEKQNIIASLDDEYSRLSEILLAKEKVILDLTELNAVKESDLKDLVVKLESTERSNSSLRYEVCMLQKQLDIRSEERKCNLKSADASHKQHLENVRKITKLEEECKRLRSMVRKRLPGPAAIAKMRSEVETLGNNIAQTRMGKLNSPASSNSYDPVQNFSDASHSSSSLLARLHVMEDQNKSMKESLSRKDGELQFSRTMLARANSKLSQVEAQLEELSGDQAATELVKRSPALAENPLSSISENGCNEDNVSCSGSWASALISELEHFKKGKLTTPSCQSTGVSDMSFMDDFEEIERLAMVCDNKPSKLYDAKREAIESAGKELVPVDGPNETNDQVHQYKIQKGLVKLIELVEGVIQRSSKDHNRKFVQSGDNMGDQSTAIDGYFAHAFLWKTSELTCVLRHFIVVCNELMYGNTDAERFVLEVNLTLDWIINHCFSLQDVPDMRETIINHLELDSSDGLDAVAAKQIAIQTTNGVHEPSTPNSVQMSLISVSSHVDIGLKADNDTRSITNEVPVSNPHELEGKSSSLRAELNALKETGKINAQSVNCESTVSDLDKHKPICNSEVNKSNLQGSSYSTKEGPKCVPGNEEKNLHMQLEISTASEKLIECQETILSLGKQLKALASPKDATSAHRERKPRSQSLNEMLAVDDGGSDYLSSPKTKEIICTELRSTHERKFSADEGCDNSESSSGSHPTPVVLPAKPYRVSGTRKNEAAPKVASLAIVPSKQKGNTNLLKRILTGRRRDAIMNPKVVRSA